A genomic region of Pseudoxanthomonas suwonensis contains the following coding sequences:
- the otsA gene encoding alpha,alpha-trehalose-phosphate synthase (UDP-forming), translating to MSRLVVVSNRVALPGESRAGGLAVALQAALGERGGVWFGWSGKLVRSHSGQVHEQREGDIRYVTLDLDRADLDAYYNGFSNRTLWPLLHFRLDLVDYDRATREGYRRVNALFADKLAPLLREDDTVWVHDYHLIPLAALLRERGVGCRIGFFLHVPVPSADLLMAMPDHQRLFSTLYAYDLLGFQTRRDNDRFQSYVRLYGGGRIVGEGLLEAPGGRRFRTGAFPISIDTAHIARQAAAAMAKPALRALRTSLERRMLAIGVDRLDYSKGLPERFHGFERYLQRHPDQRGTLTYLQIAPVSRGEVGEYQHLRSQLEQIAGHINGAHAEPDWTPLRYVNRNFPHATLTGFYRSARVGLVTPLRDGMNLVAKEYVAAQDPEDPGVLVLSLLAGAAQEMSEALLVNPHDLDGVADAIATAATMPLARRRERWRAMYDYLLEHDIHAWRRSYLASLEST from the coding sequence GTGAGCCGGCTGGTGGTCGTCTCCAACCGCGTCGCCCTGCCCGGCGAGAGCCGCGCCGGCGGGCTGGCGGTGGCGCTGCAGGCGGCGCTGGGCGAGCGCGGCGGCGTGTGGTTCGGCTGGAGCGGCAAGCTCGTGCGCAGCCACAGCGGCCAGGTGCACGAGCAGCGCGAGGGCGACATCCGCTACGTCACCCTGGACCTGGACCGCGCCGACCTGGACGCCTACTACAACGGCTTCTCCAACCGCACGCTGTGGCCGCTGCTGCACTTCCGCCTGGACCTGGTCGATTACGACCGCGCCACCCGCGAGGGCTACCGCCGGGTCAACGCGCTGTTCGCCGACAAGCTGGCGCCGCTGCTGCGCGAGGACGACACCGTCTGGGTCCACGACTACCACCTGATCCCGCTGGCGGCGCTGCTGCGCGAGCGCGGGGTGGGCTGCCGGATCGGCTTCTTCCTGCACGTGCCGGTGCCCTCGGCCGACCTGCTGATGGCCATGCCCGACCACCAGCGGCTGTTCTCCACCCTGTACGCCTACGACCTGCTCGGCTTCCAGACCCGCCGCGACAACGACCGCTTCCAGTCCTACGTGCGCCTGTACGGCGGCGGCAGGATCGTCGGCGAGGGCCTGCTGGAAGCGCCCGGCGGACGCCGCTTCCGCACCGGCGCCTTCCCGATCAGCATCGACACCGCGCACATCGCCCGGCAGGCGGCCGCGGCGATGGCCAAGCCGGCACTGCGCGCGCTGCGCACCAGCCTGGAGCGGCGGATGCTCGCCATCGGCGTGGACCGGCTGGACTATTCCAAGGGCCTGCCCGAGCGCTTCCACGGCTTCGAACGCTACCTGCAGCGCCATCCCGACCAGCGCGGCACCCTGACCTACCTGCAGATCGCCCCGGTCTCGCGCGGCGAGGTCGGCGAATACCAGCACCTGCGCAGCCAGCTCGAACAGATCGCCGGCCACATCAACGGCGCCCACGCCGAGCCGGACTGGACCCCGCTGCGCTATGTCAACCGCAACTTCCCGCACGCCACCCTCACCGGCTTCTACCGCAGCGCGCGGGTGGGCCTGGTCACGCCGCTGCGCGATGGCATGAACCTGGTGGCCAAGGAGTACGTGGCTGCGCAGGATCCGGAAGATCCCGGCGTGCTGGTGCTGTCGCTGCTGGCCGGCGCCGCGCAGGAGATGAGCGAGGCCCTGCTGGTCAACCCGCACGACCTGGACGGCGTGGCCGATGCCATCGCCACCGCGGCGACGATGCCGCTGGCGCGGCGCCGCGAGCGCTGGCGGGCGATGTACGACTACCTGCTCGAGCACGACATCCACGCCTGGCGCCGCAGCTACCTGGCCTCGCTGGAATCGACCTAA
- a CDS encoding TonB-dependent receptor yields MNHPLRARLPRRTGLALAIALASLPALAAAQDQATTLDAVQVTAQRKVENIQDVPVSITSIDAEKLHVLGSGGNDIRFLSARVPSLNIESSYGRAFPRFYIRGLGNTDFDLNASQPVSLVYDDVVQENPLLKGFPLFDIAQVEVLRGPQGTLFGRNTPAGVVKFDSVRPSREFDGYAQLAYGSDALVNFEGAVGGPLGARWSARASALYQRRDDWVTNTWPGPNDGFEGYDESAARVQLLYEGDAFEVLFNLHRRDLNGTARLFRANIIEPGSNRFVPGFDKERVSIDGVNFSELETWGGSARLRWDFGDLSLHSITGYETLESLNRGDIDGGYGAAFLPPELTGPGFIPFAAESADGIPDHRQVTQEFRLESDYGGRFDWQAGLFWYREELTIDSFNYDSLAPGNPRAGHAVQEQENTAWAVFASAEYAATERLKLRGGVRYTKDEKEFSASVLEAAPFGAPVGGPYTVDTDVDDVSWDASAVYEVNDAVNLYGRVAKGFRAPSVQGRLLFAAPGAPNGGVSTAGSETVVSYEVGIKADLFDRRARLGFNLFRYEVDDQQLIAVGGGANIATLLNADRTLGQGVELDLTAWLAEGLLLTWGSSYNDTRIDDPGLAVAVCGGGCTVTDPTTSIDGATYALIDGNPLPQAPEWIHNLTLRWGIPLAAGELYFFTDWAYRSEVNFFLYESPEFRGRSSLEGGLRVGYGWGGGAYDLAAFGRNITDQTRIVGGIDFNNLTGFINEPRTWGVEFRWNF; encoded by the coding sequence ATGAACCACCCGCTCCGTGCGCGCCTGCCGCGCCGCACCGGCCTTGCCCTGGCCATCGCCCTGGCGTCGCTGCCGGCGCTGGCCGCCGCCCAGGACCAGGCCACCACCCTCGACGCGGTCCAGGTCACCGCCCAGCGCAAGGTCGAGAACATCCAGGACGTGCCGGTCTCGATCACCAGCATCGACGCCGAGAAGCTGCACGTGCTCGGCTCCGGCGGCAACGACATCCGTTTCCTGTCCGCGCGCGTGCCCAGCCTGAACATCGAGTCCTCGTACGGACGCGCGTTCCCGCGCTTCTACATCCGCGGCCTGGGCAACACCGACTTCGACCTCAACGCCTCCCAGCCGGTGTCGCTGGTGTACGACGACGTGGTCCAGGAGAACCCGCTGCTCAAGGGCTTCCCGCTGTTCGACATCGCCCAGGTCGAGGTGCTGCGCGGCCCGCAGGGCACGCTGTTCGGGCGCAACACGCCGGCCGGCGTGGTCAAGTTCGATTCGGTACGGCCTTCGCGCGAGTTCGACGGCTACGCGCAGCTGGCCTACGGCAGCGACGCGCTGGTCAACTTCGAGGGCGCGGTCGGCGGCCCGCTGGGCGCGCGCTGGTCGGCGCGCGCCTCGGCCCTGTACCAGCGCCGCGACGACTGGGTGACCAACACCTGGCCCGGGCCGAACGACGGCTTCGAGGGCTATGACGAGTCGGCCGCGCGCGTGCAGCTGCTGTACGAGGGCGACGCGTTCGAGGTGCTGTTCAACCTGCACCGGCGCGACCTCAACGGCACCGCGCGCCTGTTCCGCGCCAACATCATCGAGCCTGGCAGCAACCGCTTCGTGCCCGGCTTCGACAAGGAGCGGGTCTCGATCGACGGCGTCAACTTCTCCGAGCTGGAGACCTGGGGTGGCAGCGCCCGCCTGCGCTGGGACTTCGGCGACCTGAGCCTGCACTCGATCACCGGCTACGAGACCCTGGAATCGCTCAACCGCGGCGACATCGACGGCGGCTACGGCGCGGCGTTCCTGCCGCCGGAACTGACGGGCCCGGGCTTCATCCCGTTCGCCGCCGAGTCGGCCGACGGCATTCCCGACCACAGGCAGGTCACCCAGGAATTCCGCCTGGAATCGGACTACGGCGGCCGCTTCGACTGGCAGGCCGGCCTGTTCTGGTACCGCGAGGAGCTGACCATCGACAGCTTCAACTACGACTCGCTGGCGCCGGGCAACCCGCGCGCCGGCCACGCCGTGCAGGAGCAGGAGAACACCGCCTGGGCCGTGTTCGCCTCGGCCGAGTACGCCGCCACCGAGCGGCTGAAGCTGCGCGGCGGTGTGCGCTACACCAAGGACGAGAAGGAGTTCTCGGCCAGCGTGCTGGAGGCCGCACCGTTTGGCGCGCCGGTGGGCGGGCCGTACACGGTCGATACCGACGTGGACGATGTCAGCTGGGACGCCAGCGCGGTCTACGAGGTCAACGACGCGGTCAATCTCTACGGTCGCGTGGCCAAGGGCTTCCGCGCGCCGTCGGTCCAGGGCCGGCTGCTGTTCGCCGCGCCCGGCGCACCCAACGGCGGCGTGTCCACCGCCGGTTCGGAGACGGTCGTTTCCTACGAAGTCGGCATCAAGGCCGACCTGTTCGATCGCCGCGCACGCCTGGGTTTCAACCTGTTCCGCTACGAGGTCGACGACCAGCAGCTGATCGCGGTCGGCGGCGGCGCCAACATCGCCACCCTGCTCAACGCCGACCGGACCCTCGGCCAGGGCGTGGAACTGGACCTGACGGCCTGGCTGGCCGAGGGCCTGCTGCTGACCTGGGGCAGCAGCTACAACGACACCCGGATCGACGACCCCGGCCTGGCGGTGGCGGTCTGCGGCGGCGGCTGCACCGTGACCGATCCGACCACCAGCATCGACGGGGCGACCTACGCGCTGATCGACGGCAACCCGCTGCCGCAGGCGCCGGAGTGGATCCACAACCTGACCCTGCGCTGGGGCATCCCGCTGGCTGCGGGCGAGCTGTACTTCTTCACCGACTGGGCCTATCGCAGCGAGGTCAACTTCTTCCTGTACGAGTCTCCCGAGTTCCGCGGCCGCTCCTCGCTGGAAGGCGGCCTGCGCGTCGGCTACGGCTGGGGCGGCGGCGCCTACGACCTGGCCGCGTTCGGCCGCAACATCACCGACCAGACCCGGATCGTCGGCGGCATCGACTTCAACAACCTGACCGGCTTCATCAACGAGCCGCGGACCTGGGGCGTGGAGTTCCGCTGGAACTTCTGA
- a CDS encoding glycoside hydrolase family 15 protein: MDVHDANLQLGVIGNGSFGALVDARGRVVWACLPAFDGDPAFCALLSPREHGGGDFGIELEDFARAEQAYVPNTAVLRTVLHDAHGGSLEILDFAPRWRQNGRFYRPVSIIRRITPLTGSPRIRVRARPLADWGARAPEHTWGSNHIRWLLPAFTLRLTTDVPVRFIRDGLPFVLGHRLHLVLGPDEPVTRSIDGYVEEALGRTLDYWREWVRYLSVPLEWQEAVIRSAITLKLCQYEDSGAIIAAMTTSIPEAPGSSRNWDYRYCWLRDAAFVVRALNRLGATRSMEEFLRYIFNIATHDGTLQPLYGIGFEERLEEHEVESLAGYRGMGPVRRGNLAWIQKQHDVYGSVVLASTQLFFDQRLADPGDAHTFSRLEPLGERAFALYDVPDAGLWEFRGRAEVHTYTAAMCWAACDRLAKIALRLGLDDRAGYWRDRADTIRATALERAWRPQANHFSASFQSDYLDASLLLLADIGFVAPDDPRYVATVEAIGRELRHGDGVFRYLAPDDFGTPETSFTICTFWYIDALAAVGRMDEARELFERVLSHRNHLGLLSEDMAFEDGEGWGNFPQTYSHVGLIIAAMRLSRSWQEAS, from the coding sequence ATGGACGTGCATGATGCGAACCTGCAACTGGGCGTGATCGGCAACGGCAGCTTCGGCGCGCTGGTCGACGCCCGCGGCCGCGTGGTCTGGGCCTGCCTGCCCGCGTTCGACGGCGATCCGGCGTTCTGCGCGCTGCTGTCGCCGCGCGAACATGGAGGCGGCGATTTCGGCATCGAGCTGGAGGACTTCGCCCGCGCCGAGCAGGCCTACGTGCCCAACACCGCGGTGCTGCGCACGGTCCTGCACGATGCCCACGGCGGCTCGCTGGAGATCCTGGACTTCGCCCCGCGCTGGCGCCAGAACGGCCGCTTCTACCGCCCGGTGTCGATCATCAGGCGGATCACCCCGCTGACGGGCAGCCCGCGCATCCGCGTGCGTGCGCGGCCGCTGGCCGACTGGGGCGCGCGCGCGCCCGAGCACACCTGGGGCAGCAACCACATCCGCTGGCTGCTGCCGGCCTTCACCCTGCGCCTGACCACCGACGTCCCGGTGCGCTTCATTCGCGACGGCCTGCCATTCGTGCTCGGCCACCGCCTGCACCTGGTGCTGGGGCCGGACGAACCGGTGACCCGCTCGATCGACGGCTACGTCGAAGAGGCGCTGGGACGCACGCTCGACTACTGGCGCGAATGGGTCCGCTACCTGTCGGTGCCGCTGGAATGGCAGGAGGCGGTGATCCGCAGCGCGATCACCCTGAAGCTGTGCCAGTACGAGGACAGCGGCGCGATCATCGCGGCGATGACCACCTCGATCCCGGAGGCGCCCGGCTCCTCGCGCAACTGGGACTACCGCTACTGCTGGCTGCGCGACGCGGCCTTCGTGGTGCGCGCGCTCAACCGCCTGGGCGCGACCCGCAGCATGGAGGAGTTCCTGCGCTACATCTTCAACATCGCCACCCACGACGGCACCCTGCAGCCGCTGTACGGGATCGGCTTCGAGGAAAGGCTCGAAGAGCACGAGGTCGAGTCGCTGGCCGGCTACCGCGGCATGGGCCCGGTGCGGCGCGGCAACCTGGCCTGGATCCAGAAGCAGCACGACGTCTATGGCAGCGTGGTACTGGCCTCGACCCAGCTGTTCTTCGACCAGCGCCTGGCCGATCCCGGCGACGCGCACACCTTTTCGCGGCTCGAGCCGCTGGGCGAGCGCGCCTTCGCCCTGTACGACGTGCCGGACGCGGGCCTGTGGGAGTTCCGCGGCCGCGCCGAGGTCCACACCTACACCGCGGCGATGTGCTGGGCCGCCTGCGACCGCCTGGCCAAGATCGCGCTGCGGCTGGGGCTGGACGACCGCGCCGGCTACTGGCGCGACCGCGCCGACACGATCCGCGCGACCGCGCTGGAACGTGCCTGGCGGCCGCAGGCCAACCATTTCAGCGCCTCGTTCCAGAGCGACTACCTGGATGCCTCGCTGCTGCTGCTGGCCGACATCGGCTTCGTCGCCCCCGACGACCCGCGCTACGTGGCCACGGTCGAGGCGATCGGCCGCGAGCTGCGCCACGGCGACGGCGTGTTCCGTTACCTGGCGCCGGACGACTTCGGCACGCCGGAGACCAGCTTCACCATCTGCACGTTCTGGTACATCGACGCGCTGGCCGCGGTCGGGCGCATGGACGAGGCGCGCGAACTGTTCGAGCGCGTGCTCTCCCACCGCAACCACCTCGGCCTGCTCTCCGAGGACATGGCCTTCGAGGACGGCGAGGGCTGGGGCAACTTCCCGCAGACCTATTCGCACGTGGGCCTGATCATCGCCGCGATGCGCCTGTCGCGCTCCTGGCAGGAAGCCTCGTGA
- the otsB gene encoding trehalose-phosphatase, whose amino-acid sequence MADAIPHRPSPPPLDDACALFLDVDGTLIEFSVDPSAVRVTAQVREAIGAISDRLRGAVALVSGRPLAQLDALFAPLRLPAAGLHGHQFRGDAAAAAAIPDDTSAFLHELHRAAAHLAAAHPGVLVEDKGVSIALHWRGAPHAAGAVSGFASERIAGLPGYRLQPGDHVVEFVPEGSDKGRALERMMARPPFAGRVPVFIGDDLTDEYGFGAANRAGGWSVLVGPRVHSAATHALPDTRAVHAWLAANALRREATER is encoded by the coding sequence ATGGCCGACGCGATCCCCCACCGCCCGTCGCCGCCGCCGCTCGATGATGCGTGCGCGCTGTTCCTCGACGTGGACGGCACCCTGATCGAGTTCAGCGTCGATCCGTCCGCGGTGCGCGTGACGGCGCAGGTACGCGAAGCGATCGGCGCGATCAGCGACCGCCTGCGCGGCGCGGTGGCGCTGGTCAGCGGGCGTCCGCTGGCGCAGCTGGACGCGCTGTTTGCCCCGCTGCGGCTGCCGGCCGCCGGCCTGCACGGCCACCAGTTCCGCGGCGACGCCGCGGCCGCGGCCGCCATCCCCGACGACACCTCCGCGTTCCTGCACGAGCTGCACCGTGCGGCCGCGCACCTGGCCGCCGCGCATCCGGGCGTGCTGGTCGAGGACAAGGGGGTGAGTATCGCCCTGCACTGGCGCGGCGCCCCGCACGCCGCCGGCGCGGTCTCCGGCTTCGCCAGCGAACGCATCGCCGGCCTGCCGGGCTACCGCCTGCAACCGGGCGACCACGTGGTCGAGTTCGTGCCCGAAGGCAGCGACAAGGGCCGCGCGCTGGAGCGGATGATGGCGCGGCCGCCGTTCGCCGGGCGCGTGCCGGTGTTCATCGGCGACGACCTGACCGACGAGTACGGCTTCGGCGCGGCCAACCGCGCCGGTGGCTGGAGCGTGCTGGTCGGCCCACGCGTGCACAGCGCGGCCACGCACGCGCTGCCGGACACGCGAGCCGTGCATGCCTGGCTCGCCGCCAACGCGCTGCGGAGGGAGGCCACCGAGCGGTAG